ATAGCACAAACGGGAATGTCATATAACCTTTCCAGCAGTCCTGGAATGGACTCCAATTTATAACAAATTAATCTATGGAAAAACCTCTGCTACAATGCCAccgtcaataataatgataataataattatgatgtttgttaagcgcttactatatgccaagcactgttctaagtactggagtagatataaggtaagtagattgtcccacgtggggctcacagtcttaattcccattttacagatgaagcaactgaggcacagaaaagttaaatggcttgcccaaggtcacacaatgaacaagtggcagagccgggatggatttgtactttccaaccgcttagttcagtgctctgcacacagtaagcactcaataaatacgattgaatgaatgaattagaactcactcacgtcctctgactcccaagcccgtgctccttccacgaagTCAGGCTGTTTCTCAGTCAGTTCTCTTCACAGTTCTGTTCTGTTCACAGTACAACCGTGTTTTAAAGGAACGTAAGCATTCTGTAGCCTGAAACAAGCCGGTACAAATAATGAAACAATTTGTGGGAAATGAATTAGATTAAAGATTATTGGAACAAATCATAATTCTGTAGGTTGTAGTCCTGGATTGGGAGAAATAAGCACTGCGAACAGTTTCTCAATATTTGGTGCAGTTATTCTCTGATAGTTTTCTTGGGCTGTTTCTTGCTGCTCTTTCAAAGCTTTGTATTCTGGATTTGCTTTTGGGTTCTAGCTGAGTCTGGTATGTTAAACTGAATGATTCATCCTGGAGTTGGACAAGCATCTCAGATGGACAGGGAGAATAAATGGTACAATCCCCTCTAAATTaagtttcctgagggcaggggttgtgtctaccagttctcttgtgctctcccaaatgtacagtgctctgcacagagtaagcactcacaaaatgccactgactgattggttgattgatgtaaTTAGGGCTATCATCTGCCAATTGATAAAGACCCAAAGATcagggtcaaagggcagggataccCTATCTCATTCCCTAAGTAATAAAATCTGATGATGTTCACCAGAACCAAAATTCATTCACAAGCTCATCCTGAAATTTGAGTCCTTCAATAAAAATCCCAGCAGAATAAgtgcagggagggaaaaaagtgaGATTTGTCTAATAAATCAAAAATAAGggtaagaaaaaaaggaaaatacagaAACATAAATCTTAAACATAAAAAATCTATACCAATGAAAACTGTAATGATAGCAAATTGAATCTagtcatagtaatgataatggtatctttCAAATGTTTGTTCTGTGCTAAacagtgtgctaagccctggtgcagatacatgataatcggattggacacagtccctgtcacacactgggctcacaatctaagaaggagaatggggattttatcttcattttgcagatgcacagaaaagctaagtgactcatcTAAAATCACACAGGATTCAAATTGCACAGCAAGGATTTGGAATACactgttctttcttctaggccatagaAACGCAAAGCTGTAAAATATCCCCTGAACAGTGATTAAAGCAACCTTTTAAAGACATCAGTAAAACATGAGACTTTAAGAAAGAGCTTCATGCAGGCTATAAattcatcccagccctgccaataaACAATAGATTTTTCTAATGTGCCACGGTAACAGGTGGAATTACCTTTGTGTTGAACAATACGCACCACTATATGCGCTCAAATGGCATAAACAAGGCCTTTACTATCaagttcatattcattcaatcattcattcaatcttatttattgagcgcttactgtgcaaagcactgtactaagcactttactccCCCACCATTCTGGTGAATTTTCAGGTTCTGgtcagggcagagattgtgtcttccaagtgcttagcatagtgcttttcacacactaagcaatcagtaagtactattgattggccCTTTTTTGAGTATCACCTTAGTAAAATTTTGGTTGTGTCCTGTGTTCCTTTTACGGTTTAAAATATAAACCACCATAATTTCAAGCAATTCTTTCCTTGAAAGCACAGCACTCACCTTTGAATAAGGAAAATAGTAGCTCAAGGCCACAAAGGGATTACTGGAGTATAAATAGAGATGTACCAGAGATGATGGTACTTGGGGCTGGGGACATCAGGGACCGAATCCCTTGGAGCTCTAAGTCAGATAAAAAAACCATTTGGTAAGACAACAAAAGTTTTTTTTCCAGATGTACTTAAACAGTTAATCCTAGAAGGTTGCTAAAAGCACTTTTCAAGAAAATGAACTGACGTCTTCCTGTACCTAAATAACCTACTTTTTCAAGAAATATTGCCGACTAGAATAGTCTCGATgcaattgagcactttctatataatTATGTTATCCATAGAGTTGTTTCCTGTCTTGCTTTTACTAAATTTTTGCCAATTTGAAGATCTTTACGAATTTATCCTTAACTTTCTTTCAGTTAatcatctttttttaaagaaatcatcttttttttaaaaaaagtttccaaTTTTCTAATTCTGGAGTCATCTAATTCCCCTAGGATTTTCTCTCGTATCTCCTCACATACGCAAAGACCCTAATTGGATTAAGTAGATTTCTGATGGTCAAACTCTGTTAGGAgtgttttttcttctattttcatGTGGCACATTGAACTCAGGGCAGTAGAAAGATTAGGGTTTAGGAGTCACATGGAGACTCTGCAGCACATCACCCACAAGAGAAGTTTGGGAAGCAGCGCCGAGACCTCTAGAGTATTAAAGATGGCAAAATCTCCTCTCTCAAATAACAGAATTATTTCAGTCCAGTCATAAagtgtgggagaagcagcttggctcagtggaaagagcatgggcttgggagtcagaggtcatgggtttaaatcccagctctgccacgtgtcagttgtgtgactttgtgcaagtcacttaatttctctttgcctcagtgatctcatctgtaaaatggggattaacactgtgagcctcacgtaggacaacctgatgaccctgtaccacccccagagcttagaacagtgctctgcacatagaaagcacttaacaaatatcaacattatcattattattgttattattattgttattaaagcatgggtttgggaaacagagaatttggattctaatcccaggtccaccatttacctgctctgtgattttggccCCAATTACTTAAGTTCTCCAtgacttaatttttttatttgtaaaatggggaactaaATTCATAGTCTTCacactctattaataataataatgataataataatgatatttgttaagtgtttcctatatgccaagcactattctaagcactgggaaagatacaaggttatcaggttgtcccatttggggctcacagtcttgatctccattttacagatgaggtaactgaggcacagagaagtgaagtgatttgcccaaagtcacccagctgacaagtggcagagccggaattagaacccacaacccctgactctcaagccagggctctttccactaagccacactgcttctagactcTGAGATCTTTGTGGGAGAGGAAATGTAAACGATctgaaaatggtatttattgtgcacttactgtgtgcaaagagctgCGCGAAACATTtagcagagtacaataaagtgaatattatgattatttagggattgtcaataagtcaatcatatttattgaatgcttactgagtgcagagcactgtactgagcactgtcaagctccctttccctctgctcctccccctctcccttcccctcccctcagcactgtgctcatttgtatatatttttattaccctatttattttgttaatgaggtgtacatccccttgattctatttatcatgattatgttgtcttgtttttgtctgtctgtctcccccgtttagactgtgagctcatcactgtgcagagattgtctctatctgttgctgaattgtacattccaagtgcttagtaagtgctttgcacatagtaagagctcaataaatattattgaatgaatgaatgaataaattctattactactaataataatcaattaAATGTCTAGTGTGAATAGAGCCCTTGTACCAATCACTTGCCAGAGTACAACAGGGTAAAAGACACCATCTCTGTCATTAGGGACTTTTTACTACAAGGAGGAAATGATTCAGATGTATTTACCATTAtgagaaaaggagaatggaaacaTAGACAAGTGGATAAAATGGAAAAGTAGGCATAATGATAAATACTTAAATGGCAGAGAGTAAATAAGAGAgtacagaaaagcagtgtggcttagtggcaagagcccaggcttggacgtcagagactgtgggtcctaatcccagcactttcctgctgtatgaccttgggcaagtcacttaacttctctgtgcctcagttccctcacctttaaaatgggcattaagactgtgagcctccactaggacaacctgattaccttgtaactaccccagcacttagaagagtccttggcacatagtaagctcttaacaaatgccatcattaaaattattattactatcactgccGAGGCAATTGTTGGGAGGatgtgatctgggcagaagaaaaGTAATTGAGGAaatcttcctggaagaggtggcttttCAAATGTGCATTAAAGCTATGGGAGACCTGGGGACCGGCAGCTTTAAAGAAGGAGGTTTTGATATTACCAGTAAATAAAGATCTTGGTGTTTGCTCTGTAACTGTGGCTGCCCTGATCGATATTTAGAGGCTACTGTACAGTGATCTGGCTGATCATAGTAGAACTGGTGTTGCCCTGTTTATCCTGTTCCCCATTAAGGATGAGGTTAAGGAGGGGTACATCATGGGTACATTCCCATTTTATTTATGATAATTAGAAGGATGCCAAGGAATTGCTAggaaactcttttcattcagtagGCTTTGGATGTCATCGAAAGTCCTAGAGGAAGTTGTTTAACAGATGCTACATGCAGATATCTTCGGCACATAGACTGTATTTGATTCTTCCTGGAACCAAACATGAATCTCCAGATTCACCTTAGTATGAAATGTAAATCAAAATTTATTAAATATACCTCACATGTAATTCAGAATAGCATGATTGTTATTTCTAAAATGATTAAACATGACCATATAATGCAATCCAGCCTAATGTATATAGGAATATAAATCGACCTTCACACTGAGCTTATTGGAATATATGAGGAGCTGCAGAGAACAGTGAAAAATGATAAATGAAAGCAAAATATAGGCATGATCCAATAAAGTAGGAGGTTTAAATTTCAGGTTCTTTAGGGATTGTTTGAAAAAGTTAACCTTTTACCAATGGTGACTATATACTAAACCTAGTCCAAGAGCTATTTGACAAATTTCACAATAAAGACAAAGTTTTGCAGCAAATTCAGAATTCACCTTTAGAAAAATAGTTGACAATCAAGTTGGAAAAATTGCTGACCACACTGACAAACATCAAGTATGGATTTTTTTTGCTCATGAGCTCCCCCCAAAATTTAATTTCATTTAACTCATATGAACAAAATGATTGCCAACCCCTGCTATAGTGAGATCTAACATAGAGGACACACATATGATTATGACCTGTTTTGCAGGCAGTTCAATTCTTTGGAAGAACGTTGTCAGCCAGATAACATACAACTTGCAACGATAAAACCCTGCACGTAACCAAAGACAGTGTGATCATTGGCATAACCACTGACAACATGAAACTAAAGGATGTAACTGAATTCTATTTCCTGGCAGCACAACATCCAGTGATGCAGTGATAGTCAGTGATGCAGAAAACTACTGAGAGAGCCATTATATCCCTTAAAGACTATCGGTATGTGAAACAAAGTGTCAGTTTTTAGACCAAACCAGGGAACTGTAGAACTGTAGTAATGTCCAACCTTCTCTTTGGTTGTGACCATCCCCAATGAATGTCATAGCCAATGCCTAAAGCAGACACAACAGTATGATTTATAGGACATAATCAACATCGAGTGGCAATATCATAAaagtcctaaataataataataataatgatggtatttgttaagcgcttactatgtgcaaagcaccgttctaggcactaggggtgttacaaggtgataaggtgataactaattctcttcctctcttgaaaaccctacttaaaactcacctcctccaagaggccttcccagactgagctccccttctccctctactccctctaccgcccccccttcagctctccacagcttaaccctcttttctccccattcccctctgctcctccccctcaaccttcccatcccctcagcactgtactcatctgctcaactgtatatattttcattaccctatttattttgttaatgaactgtacatcgccttgattctatttagttgccattgtttttacgagatgttcttcccctcgactctatttattgccattgttcttatctgtccgtcttccccgattagactgtaagcctgtcaaacggcagggactgtctctatctgttgctgacttgttcattccaagcgcttagtacagtgctctgaacatagtaagcgctcaataaatactattgaatgaatgaataaggttgtcccacgtgtggctctcagtcttaatcctctttttacagatgagttaactgaggcccaaagaagtgaagtgatttgcccaaagtcacacagctgacaagtggcagagctgagattagaacccatgacctctgactcccaagcttgggctctttccactgagccatgctgcttctctagtctctcTACAAGATTTgaatcttgtctctgcctcaggcgtagtccattgcttggcacactaaGAGCTAAACATACCACAAATGTTTGAAACTTTCCTTACCTCAACATAGCTTTTCTGGGTGGGACATaggaggagaatggatggcaaTAAGTATCGTTAACAATTGTAGTATTGTGaagtaccccattttacagatgagataaccggggcacagagaagtgaacgatGCAACTAAAGCAAGGGAGACAAGTGAAATGTTTTAGGGAAACAGTAAAAATGGTGGGAAACCACGTGGCATCACAGTTACAAGCTGGAAGTCAAGAAAAATAGTGGCTCTTTCAGAGCAAAGGTTTTAAGACAATTGTGACAGATATTTTCAAGAGAAAACAATGCCAGCTGGGGCTAACAATAAATGCAACAGCACAAGAAAGGATGGTCTATCCATTTATAAGAGGTGATCTGGACTAGTTGTCCCATATTGACTCTTCATCCTAATTATGCCCATAGATAAACTTACCACCAATACTGTCATCTTTGAATGAGGAAAATCACTCATATTAAATCACCAATTCAACATGAAAAATTTGCCAAGGGGGCAAATCTAATCCTGGGCATCAGGGAGGAGATACAGGCTAAAATGAAATGATTAGTTTAATCACTATATAAAACTATGATATGTCCATGCTGGAATATGgtcaccatcagtcaatcaatcgacacgtggcatctattgagcacttactgtgtgcagagcactgtactaagtgcttgggagaatacagttcaacagaggtGCAGACATGTTGATATCTAAAAAAGAACATGAAaagtctggaaaaaaaatcagtcatattttttgagtgcttgttgtgggcagagtcttttactttattttaatttattttattcattcattcagtagtatttattgagtgcttactttgtgcagaacactgtactaagcgcttggaatgtacaatctggcaacagagaccatccctgcccaatgatgggctcacagtctaatcaggggagacagcaaaccaaaacagaacaaaacaaaaccaaaacatcatcaagataaatagaatcaaggggatgtacacctctttaataaaatgaatagggtaataaatataaatgagcacattgctgaggggaggggaagggggagaggcagggggaggagaggggaagggaggagagggaaagggggctcagtctgggaaggccacttggaggaggtgacctctcagtagggctttgaagaggggaaaagagttagtttggtggaggtgaggaaggagggcgtcccagggcagtggtaggacttgggccaggggtcgactgcggggtaggcatgaatgggggacagtgaggaggtgagcggcagaggagcggagtgtacggggtgggctggagaaagagagaagggagctgaggtaggagggggcatggtgttGGAGAGTGATTAGTGATGCGATTAGGAAGATGGTAAAGCATCTCCTTGAGAACAGGCTGAAAGGAATAGGACTCTGTCAGGAAAAATGAAGGCATAGAAGGAATTTCATTTAAGTCTATATATTtctgtggactgtgggcaagggaatatgAAACTGCTCACCGGATCTTATAGCATCAAGATGAGGGGATAACCTTCAAACTTGAATGTGGGTAGTTCAAAACAAAGACAATAAACATTTCCTCACCAACATGATGGTGAGTATAAGGAAATGCTTATAATAGGAAGTTGACTTAGACCCACAATATCAGCTGGTTATTGAGAAATTTGTGAAAAATTAGAGATGAGTGACGCATaacaggggaaaaatttagggatGTTTAATGGTTCATTTCTAAAAGTAATGGTGATGGTCAAAGTAGGTAATCTTCAcatgtaagctagttatgggcagggaatacatccatTATTTCtcttgtgttgaactctcctaaacacttagtacagagcacatactaagcatataataagcgctcagtaaatactattgatcgattgtttAATGGACCCTCCATTAAGGATACACATGGAGACAGGGCACAAAGCTGGATGGAGCAGTAACCTAACACAAACCAGCATTCTTTAAAGTTTTTTCATTGCTGCCTCTTGAATGAGTCTTTGCGTgtatggttattattatgatcattatttatATGCTTCTATTTTCTCCTCAGCACATTTGTTTGACATATTAAAATGACATCTAACATACACCTATATATAAATTAAAATTGGAATTTGCCATGATCTAACTCAGTTCCCATAAAGGGAATTCAGAGTTGATAAGAGACATAAAATATGGCATGTCACACAGTCCATACTAACCCATTTCTGTCAGCAGAGCATCCTTATCCAGTTTTACCAAGAACTAGCATTCTTGCCCATTATCTTCATCAGGGCCCTCTTCACATCCTTGTTCCTCAGTGTATAGATTAGGGGGTTCAGCATGGGGATCACCACTGTGTAGAACAGAGAAACAATTTTATTCTGCTCCAAGGAGCGGCTGGAGCTGGGCTGCACATAAGTGAAGGTGATGGTTCCGTAGTATAGAATAACGGCAGTCAGGTGGGAGGCGCAGGTAGAGAAAGCTTTCTGTCTCCCGTCGCTTGCCTGGATCCTCATGATGGCACAGAGGATGTATACATAAGAGATGATTATGGTGGGGACAGTGCTTAATATTATGATGGCAGCAGAGATGGAAGAAAGAGTTtgaatgaggtgaatatcagaaCAGGAAATTTCCATTAATGGTGGGAAATCACAGAAAAAATGATCAATTTCATCAGGTCCACAGAAGACTAAATTGAAAACAAAAGTGGTAAATACCAGAGCATTTAAGCAACCCCCTACATAGGAAACAGTTAtgagctggacacagaccctattggACATAGAGATCGCATAGAACAGGGGATTGCAGATGGCCACATATCGGTCATATGCCATCATGGCCAGTAAGATGCCCTCTGAAGTCCCAAAAGCAAAAGCAGAGCACAGTTGAGCAGCACAGCCAGCATAGGATATTGTATCTCTCCCCACTAGGAAGCCCTTGAGCATCTCTGGTGTGACACTAGTCGAGTACCAAATGTCAATGAAAGCCAAGTGGCTCAGAAAAAGATACATTGGAGTGTGAAGTTGGGAACTGACTCTGATTAACATGATAATACAGAGATTGCCCATTATAGTGACAGAATAAACCAGGAGAAAGATCAAAAAGAAGATGAGACGAAGAATGGGATCATCAGTTAATCCCAAAATAAGGAACtctgacacagaagtgaagtttcCTTCAGCCATTTTCTCAAGTTGATGTACCtgtgtttgaaaaaaaaagaggatttcGAAGCAAGAACTAAAGAAGACTCTGAGCTAAGTTTGAGCAAATTCTTTTTATGAAGGACACACAATTTTTTTCTCACTATCTTCAGGGTCTTGCTCATCTGTCTGTTCAGCATAAATTTGCACATAACTTCCAGAAATCTTAATTCCAAATATccaaataataatttattataaaCTGCTAGTGAATTTTATAATTTGCTAGAATTCTGATAAATTGTTATTAACTCAGTAATaaatctttctcctttctcttccttaggCTTCCATTTTCCCTGGATGAGCAGCTCTTGTGGGATTGATTTTCATTCTCTCAATGAAATATTGAAATACTTACATGATTTCAGATGAATTGATGGAAGTACCTCCGCTTTTTGATCATTTAGTCTCAAATATCTTACAGTGACAAAAAAAGTCTGCAAATTAAAGCTCTATCAAATACTTTCAGTATAGAACATTTTCAAAATG
This portion of the Ornithorhynchus anatinus isolate Pmale09 chromosome 3, mOrnAna1.pri.v4, whole genome shotgun sequence genome encodes:
- the LOC100680868 gene encoding olfactory receptor 478-like; this translates as MAEGNFTSVSEFLILGLTDDPILRLIFFLIFLLVYSVTIMGNLCIIMLIRVSSQLHTPMYLFLSHLAFIDIWYSTSVTPEMLKGFLVGRDTISYAGCAAQLCSAFAFGTSEGILLAMMAYDRYVAICNPLFYAISMSNRVCVQLITVSYVGGCLNALVFTTFVFNLVFCGPDEIDHFFCDFPPLMEISCSDIHLIQTLSSISAAIIILSTVPTIIISYVYILCAIMRIQASDGRQKAFSTCASHLTAVILYYGTITFTYVQPSSSRSLEQNKIVSLFYTVVIPMLNPLIYTLRNKDVKRALMKIMGKNASSW